A genomic window from Cytobacillus suaedae includes:
- a CDS encoding LLM class flavin-dependent oxidoreductase → MTNINIPVSVLNLAPIREGQNAKEAIDAMVDLAQATEEMGYKRYWIAEHHNTPTLVSSATAILIKHTLEHTKTIRVGSGGIMLPNHSPLVVAEQFGTMATIYPNRVDLGLGRAPGTDMTTASALRRSKHDSVYTFPEDVNELLKYFGPLERQTNVKAYPGVGTNIPIYILGSSTDSAYLAAKLGLPYAFASHFAPRYMEEAISIYRSRFQPSEYLDKPYMMICLNVIATDNDEEARREITTMQQFFLNVVRGTSRPMQPPVDSMEGIWTEHEELMASSMTSVTLLGSKDSIRNQLTNFQEKYNVDELMAVSYIFDTAKQKRSYEILKEVVEGK, encoded by the coding sequence ATGACAAATATAAATATTCCCGTTTCGGTACTAAATTTAGCTCCTATCCGAGAGGGTCAAAACGCTAAAGAAGCGATTGACGCGATGGTTGATTTGGCACAAGCCACGGAAGAAATGGGCTACAAACGTTATTGGATTGCTGAACATCATAATACGCCAACACTGGTTAGTTCCGCGACTGCAATATTAATTAAACATACATTAGAACATACCAAAACAATTCGTGTAGGTTCTGGAGGAATTATGCTCCCTAACCATTCTCCACTCGTAGTTGCAGAACAATTTGGCACAATGGCTACGATTTACCCAAATCGCGTAGACCTAGGTTTAGGTCGTGCACCAGGGACAGATATGACAACAGCTAGTGCATTAAGACGTTCGAAGCATGATTCAGTCTATACCTTTCCTGAAGATGTGAATGAATTACTAAAATACTTTGGTCCGCTTGAACGGCAAACAAATGTAAAAGCCTATCCAGGTGTTGGAACAAATATACCAATTTATATTTTAGGATCTTCTACGGATTCAGCTTATCTAGCTGCAAAATTAGGATTACCTTATGCATTTGCTTCCCACTTTGCACCAAGATATATGGAGGAAGCAATTTCGATTTACCGAAGTAGATTTCAACCTTCTGAATACCTAGATAAGCCATATATGATGATATGTTTGAATGTGATTGCTACTGATAATGATGAAGAAGCTAGACGTGAAATTACGACAATGCAGCAGTTTTTCCTAAACGTTGTTCGTGGAACTTCAAGACCAATGCAGCCTCCAGTTGATAGTATGGAAGGTATATGGACAGAGCATGAAGAGTTAATGGCATCATCAATGACAAGTGTAACTTTATTAGGAAGTAAAGATTCCATTCGTAATCAGTTAACCAATTTTCAAGAGAAATACAATGTAGATGAACTAATGGCGGTGTCTTATATCTTTGATACTGCTAAACAAAAGCGTTCATATGAAATTTTAAAAGAAGTTGTTGAGGGAAAATAA
- a CDS encoding MFS transporter: MNTTNKSFKMFTLIWLGQLISVIGTSLTSFALGFWVLTETGSVTEFSMIILSFVLPTILVSPFAGVIIDRFSRKKLMILSNSVAALSTVIILVLVLSNSLEIWHIYFTSALASVFNTFLMPAYQSVISLLVPKNQLGRANGMIQLGESVSVILGPVVAGFLLHSYGLHAVITVDLIAFAFGVTTLIISKIPELEVKEKAKLNAGLFLTEAREGWTYIMAQPGFKWLLIFSAVINLLLGFINVLLQPLIISLSSEQTLGIVLSITGFGMLLGGILVSAWGGPKKRIHGVFISCIFAGILIALSGFTTSIVFITTCFTLFLFLIPLVNSSSQAIWQSKVEPEIQGRVFSIRRMLGTSLFPLAIILAGPLVDKVFNPLMAPGGLLAGNIGQIIGVGEGRGIGLLFIVTGLLFIIVTVAIYLQPKVRNMEKDIPDAMDENEEQSNIQEPIVEMV, from the coding sequence ATGAATACAACCAATAAAAGTTTTAAAATGTTTACCCTTATTTGGTTAGGACAATTGATTTCAGTAATTGGCACAAGTTTAACTTCGTTTGCTCTTGGATTTTGGGTGTTAACAGAAACGGGATCTGTTACGGAGTTCTCGATGATTATACTCTCTTTTGTGCTCCCAACCATTCTCGTATCACCTTTTGCAGGAGTTATCATTGACCGGTTTTCAAGGAAAAAATTAATGATTCTTAGTAACAGTGTAGCAGCACTATCGACTGTAATCATCCTTGTACTCGTTTTGTCAAATAGTCTAGAAATCTGGCACATCTATTTTACATCAGCGTTAGCATCTGTTTTTAATACATTTTTAATGCCAGCCTATCAGTCTGTGATTTCACTACTGGTTCCAAAAAATCAACTAGGTCGTGCTAATGGAATGATCCAACTCGGCGAGTCCGTATCTGTCATTCTTGGTCCAGTTGTTGCAGGATTTCTTCTTCATTCATATGGATTACATGCAGTTATTACTGTTGATTTAATCGCATTTGCATTCGGTGTTACAACTTTAATTATATCTAAAATTCCTGAACTTGAAGTCAAAGAGAAAGCCAAATTAAATGCGGGGCTGTTTTTGACAGAGGCTAGGGAAGGCTGGACTTATATTATGGCTCAACCTGGATTTAAGTGGCTCTTAATTTTTTCTGCTGTTATCAATTTACTATTAGGATTCATTAATGTTTTATTGCAGCCGTTGATTATCTCTTTATCATCTGAACAAACGCTGGGAATTGTTTTATCAATCACAGGTTTTGGAATGCTGCTTGGAGGTATTTTAGTAAGTGCATGGGGTGGACCAAAAAAACGAATTCATGGAGTTTTTATTAGTTGTATTTTCGCAGGTATTCTAATTGCTCTGTCAGGTTTTACAACGTCCATTGTATTCATTACAACCTGTTTTACGCTCTTCCTATTTTTAATACCGCTTGTAAATTCATCTAGTCAGGCAATTTGGCAAAGTAAGGTAGAACCGGAGATTCAAGGACGGGTATTTTCCATTAGGAGAATGCTAGGAACTTCGTTATTTCCATTAGCCATTATTTTGGCTGGTCCACTTGTAGATAAGGTGTTTAATCCTTTGATGGCACCTGGTGGATTACTGGCAGGGAATATTGGTCAAATTATTGGAGTTGGAGAGGGCCGTGGAATTGGACTATTATTTATTGTAACTGGCCTTTTATTTATTATTGTTACGGTGGCTATTTATTTACAACCTAAAGTTAGAAATATGGAAAAAGACATTCCTGATGCAATGGATGAGAATGAGGAACAGAGTAATATTCAAGAGCCTATAGTAGAAATGGTATAA
- a CDS encoding GNAT family N-acetyltransferase: protein MVFKIINEESDIQKAFDIRKEVFVKEQGVPLADEFDEYDTLSSNCKHILVFYNDEPVGTGRLRVVNDYGKLERICILESYRKYGLGKTIIKALEDIASEQDISKLKLHGQTHAEGFYKKLGYQTTSDIFMEDGIPHIIMEKKLQ, encoded by the coding sequence ATGGTGTTTAAGATAATTAATGAAGAAAGTGATATACAAAAAGCTTTCGATATAAGGAAAGAAGTATTCGTTAAAGAACAAGGTGTACCACTAGCAGATGAATTTGATGAATATGATACTCTTAGTAGCAATTGTAAACACATTCTAGTGTTTTACAACGATGAACCTGTGGGCACGGGGAGGTTAAGAGTTGTAAATGACTATGGAAAATTAGAAAGAATCTGTATCTTAGAATCCTATCGTAAGTATGGTCTTGGTAAAACAATAATCAAAGCCCTAGAAGACATTGCATCAGAACAAGACATATCAAAGCTTAAATTGCACGGTCAAACACATGCCGAGGGCTTTTATAAAAAACTAGGATATCAAACAACTTCAGATATATTTATGGAAGATGGAATTCCGCATATTATAATGGAGAAGAAATTGCAATGA
- a CDS encoding M3 family oligoendopeptidase, with the protein MDFNDYQYARPSMEEVETSFNQLLEKFQSSESFEIQDEVMAEINELRSEFESMRQIVQIRQTIDTTDEFYKKEKEFFNEVGPAYKGLITKYYEALTESQFRSQLEEKWGKQLFLLADSQLKTFSPDVLKDMQEENKLVSEYVNLLASAKIPFDGEEKNLAQLTPYHQSPDRTVRKESNEAKYNFFVEHADKLDDLYDKLVKVRTRIAKKLGFSSFTELAYARLSRTDYDAEMVAKFRDQVKEYIVPLATKLKQKQQERIGVDTFKYYDDSFSFKTGNPDPKGDAEWIVEQAKKMYEEMSPETNEFYSYMVENNLMDLLSKSGKAGGGYCTYISKHKSPYIFANFNGTKGDVRVLKHEVGHAFQVFESRIFEVPEYGFPTLEACEIHSMSMEFFAWPWMELFFKEDTDKYKFSHLSEAVLFIPYGVAVDEFQHFVYANPEATPAERKHAWRDIEKKYLPHRNYEGNDFLENGGFWQQQGHIYKVPFYYIDYTLAQICALQFWKRTQENSEVAWKDYLHLCKQGGSQSFTDLVKEANLISPFEDGCVKSVIDEIEAYLNTIDDKSL; encoded by the coding sequence ATGGATTTTAATGACTATCAATATGCTAGACCTAGTATGGAGGAAGTAGAGACAAGCTTTAATCAACTACTAGAAAAGTTTCAATCGTCTGAATCATTTGAGATTCAGGATGAAGTCATGGCAGAAATTAACGAACTTAGATCTGAGTTTGAGAGCATGAGACAAATTGTTCAAATTCGCCAAACCATAGATACAACTGATGAATTCTATAAAAAAGAAAAAGAGTTTTTTAATGAAGTTGGTCCAGCTTATAAGGGACTAATTACAAAGTATTACGAAGCACTTACAGAATCGCAGTTTCGATCTCAGTTAGAAGAGAAGTGGGGGAAACAGTTATTTCTTTTAGCTGACAGTCAGTTGAAAACGTTCTCACCAGATGTGTTAAAAGACATGCAGGAAGAAAATAAATTAGTCAGCGAATATGTCAATCTATTAGCTTCTGCAAAAATTCCATTTGACGGTGAAGAAAAAAATCTCGCTCAACTAACGCCTTATCATCAATCACCTGATCGAACTGTAAGGAAAGAATCGAATGAAGCGAAGTACAACTTTTTCGTTGAGCATGCTGATAAATTAGATGATTTATATGACAAACTTGTAAAAGTACGTACTCGCATTGCGAAGAAACTAGGTTTTTCTTCTTTTACAGAATTAGCATATGCAAGACTTTCTCGTACGGATTATGATGCTGAAATGGTAGCTAAATTCCGTGACCAGGTAAAAGAGTACATTGTTCCTTTAGCTACAAAATTAAAACAAAAGCAACAAGAACGTATTGGTGTAGATACATTTAAATACTATGATGATAGCTTCAGCTTCAAAACAGGCAATCCAGATCCAAAAGGAGATGCTGAATGGATTGTTGAACAAGCGAAGAAAATGTATGAGGAAATGTCTCCAGAAACGAATGAGTTTTATTCCTACATGGTAGAGAACAACTTAATGGATCTATTAAGTAAATCAGGTAAAGCTGGTGGGGGCTACTGTACGTACATTAGTAAACATAAATCACCGTATATTTTTGCTAACTTTAATGGTACAAAAGGCGACGTCCGTGTATTAAAACACGAAGTAGGTCATGCGTTTCAAGTATTCGAAAGCCGAATATTTGAAGTGCCTGAATATGGCTTTCCAACTTTAGAAGCATGTGAAATTCATTCAATGAGTATGGAGTTCTTTGCATGGCCATGGATGGAGTTGTTCTTCAAAGAAGATACGGATAAATACAAGTTCTCTCATTTAAGTGAAGCTGTATTGTTCATTCCTTACGGTGTCGCGGTGGATGAATTCCAACATTTTGTATATGCAAATCCAGAGGCTACACCGGCTGAGCGTAAACACGCCTGGAGAGATATTGAGAAGAAGTACCTTCCGCATCGTAACTATGAAGGTAATGACTTCTTAGAAAACGGTGGGTTTTGGCAGCAACAAGGACACATTTACAAAGTGCCATTCTATTATATTGATTACACATTAGCTCAAATTTGTGCATTACAATTCTGGAAACGTACCCAAGAAAATTCAGAAGTTGCATGGAAAGACTATTTACATCTTTGTAAACAAGGTGGAAGTCAATCATTTACTGACCTTGTAAAAGAAGCGAATTTAATCTCTCCATTTGAAGATGGATGTGTTAAATCAGTCATTGATGAAATTGAAGCTTATCTTAATACGATTGATGATAAATCACTATAA